The genomic segment TCTCTGCAGTAAAGCGAGTGGTTGTGAATGCGTAACCATTATGGGTGGGAGACCCCTCGATTCCTGTACGAGGCAACGAGACAACAATGGCTACACTCGAAATCAAGAACCTCCACGCGGAAGTCGCGGAGGAAGACGGTGAACAGATTCTTCGTGGCGTCGACCTGGAAGTCAACTCTGGCGATATTCACGCGTTGATGGGCCCGAACGGATCCGGGAAGTCGACGATGGCGAAGATCATCGCCGGCCACCCCGTGTACGAAGTGACCGACGGGGCGATTCTCCTCCACCTCGAAGACGACGAGTTCGGCGAGGAGTTCGACATTCCGGAGGACAAACGCACGTGGAACCTCCTCGACCTGGAGCCGAACGAGCGCGCCGCGCTCGGTATCTTCCTCGGCTTCCAGTACCCCGCCGAAATCGAGGGCGTGACGATGACGAACTTCCTCCGCACGGCGCTCAACGCCAAGATCGAAGAGCGCGAGGAGCTCTTCGAGGAGGACGACGAGGCCGAGGAAGCCGACGCCGACGACGAGGACTCGGGCTACGACACCTCGCCGATGGAAGGCCCCGCCGACGAGGGCGAAGTCGGCGTCGCCGAGTTCCAGCAGCTCCTGAAGGAGAAGATGGAGCAGCTCGACATGGACGAGAAGTTCATGCAGCGGTACCTCAACGCCGGGTTCTCCGGCGGCGAGAAGAAGCAGAACGAAGTGCTGCAGGCCGCCATCCTCGAACCGTCCATCGCGGTGCTCGACGAGATCGACTCCGGGCTGGACATCGACCGCCTACAGGACGTCTCGAAGGGTATCAACGCCCTCCGCGACGAACAGGGCACGGGCATTCTCCAGATTACTCACTACCAGCGCATCCTCGAGTACGTCGAACCCGACCACGTCCACATCATGCTCGACGGGAAAGTCGTCAAGAGCGGCGACGCCTCCCTCGCAGAGCAGTTGGAGGACGAGGGGTACGACTGGGTCCGCGAGGAAGTGTACGAGGCCGCGTAACTGGAACCAGTTACGCACAGGCTCATAAGAAACGAACCGCAAACACACACTACACACAATGAGTTCAGATCAAGACCACCTCAAAGAGACGGACACTGAAGCTCGCTTCGAGTTCAAGAAGGAGCAGAAGTCGTCGTTCCAGGCCGACAAGGGCCTCACCGAGGAGACGATTCGCGTCATCTCCGAGGACAAAGACGAACCCGAGTGGATGCTCCAGCGCCGTCTGCGCGCACTGAAGCACTTCCAGGAGATGCCGATGCCGACCGACTGGCCCGGCCAGCCGGACCTCTCGGAAGTCGACGTCAACGAAATCGTCCCGTACATCCGCCCCGACGTGGAGACGCG from the Halogeometricum rufum genome contains:
- a CDS encoding ABC transporter ATP-binding protein: MATLEIKNLHAEVAEEDGEQILRGVDLEVNSGDIHALMGPNGSGKSTMAKIIAGHPVYEVTDGAILLHLEDDEFGEEFDIPEDKRTWNLLDLEPNERAALGIFLGFQYPAEIEGVTMTNFLRTALNAKIEEREELFEEDDEAEEADADDEDSGYDTSPMEGPADEGEVGVAEFQQLLKEKMEQLDMDEKFMQRYLNAGFSGGEKKQNEVLQAAILEPSIAVLDEIDSGLDIDRLQDVSKGINALRDEQGTGILQITHYQRILEYVEPDHVHIMLDGKVVKSGDASLAEQLEDEGYDWVREEVYEAA